The Armatimonas rosea genome includes a window with the following:
- a CDS encoding alpha-L-rhamnosidase C-terminal domain-containing protein produces the protein MTIRPDPRARFFIKPTRLVAKEDARLAQALLEETEEVCQLPPGAWILLDFGRELHGGVRLDVPTTTPNGSPLVRVRFGESVSEAMGLPDQDHAIHDHRVPVAWMGRTEVGETGFRFVRIDNVDPGITIQLRSVEAVHLIRPEPWQGSFECSDPRLNQIWQTGAYTVHLCMQDHVWDGIKRDRLVWIGDLHPEAMVIATVFGDHPIVRESLDSVRDRTPLPQWMNGISSYSLWWLLIHADWYARFGDLGYLMQQRSYLKGLLEQILRCIRPDGGEFLDGHRFLEWPTSGDPDAIAAGLQALVVRTLQRGTQLCRVLGEQELAARCELVVERARRAERPTVSKQAHALKVLAGMSNPDLANRNVFSVRPDRGLSTFYGYYVLEARAQAGDFTGCLELIRSYWGGMLDLGATTFWEGFELDWAHNATRIDELPVRGRPDIHADFGDWCYKGLRHSLCHGWAAGPTAWLTDWVLGLRAAEPGMGKLHCQPHLGELDWARGTLPTPHGLVRVEHQRSTDGTVQTRLTLPEGISRA, from the coding sequence ATGACTATTAGACCCGATCCCCGGGCGCGGTTTTTTATCAAGCCGACACGCCTGGTTGCCAAAGAAGACGCCCGCCTCGCCCAGGCACTCCTGGAAGAGACGGAAGAAGTTTGCCAGCTTCCTCCCGGTGCCTGGATTCTCCTGGACTTTGGCCGCGAGCTCCACGGTGGGGTGCGCCTCGATGTCCCGACCACCACGCCCAATGGGAGCCCCTTGGTGCGGGTGCGCTTTGGGGAGTCGGTGAGTGAGGCCATGGGCCTCCCCGACCAGGACCACGCCATCCACGACCACCGGGTGCCGGTCGCCTGGATGGGACGCACGGAGGTGGGGGAGACGGGCTTTCGCTTTGTGCGCATCGACAATGTCGATCCCGGGATCACGATCCAGCTCCGGTCGGTTGAGGCCGTGCACCTGATCCGCCCCGAGCCCTGGCAGGGCTCGTTTGAGTGCTCCGACCCACGCCTCAACCAGATCTGGCAGACCGGAGCCTACACGGTGCACCTGTGCATGCAGGACCATGTCTGGGACGGCATCAAGCGCGATCGCCTGGTCTGGATCGGGGACCTGCACCCCGAGGCGATGGTGATTGCCACGGTCTTTGGCGACCACCCGATTGTCCGGGAGAGCCTGGATTCTGTCCGCGACCGCACCCCGCTGCCCCAGTGGATGAACGGGATCTCGTCGTACTCTCTCTGGTGGCTCCTGATCCACGCCGACTGGTACGCCCGCTTTGGCGACCTTGGCTATCTCATGCAGCAGCGGAGCTATCTCAAGGGGCTCCTGGAGCAAATCCTGCGGTGCATCCGCCCGGATGGGGGAGAGTTCCTCGATGGCCATCGCTTCCTGGAGTGGCCGACCTCGGGGGACCCCGATGCGATCGCGGCGGGGCTTCAGGCGCTGGTGGTGCGTACCCTGCAGCGCGGGACCCAGCTCTGTCGGGTGCTGGGGGAGCAGGAGCTGGCGGCGCGCTGTGAGCTGGTGGTCGAGCGCGCCCGGCGTGCGGAGCGTCCCACGGTCAGCAAGCAAGCCCACGCTCTGAAAGTGCTCGCGGGCATGAGCAACCCGGACCTGGCCAACCGCAATGTCTTCTCGGTGCGACCCGACCGGGGGCTCTCGACCTTCTACGGCTACTACGTCCTAGAGGCACGGGCACAGGCAGGCGACTTCACCGGCTGCCTGGAGCTGATCCGAAGCTACTGGGGAGGAATGCTGGATCTGGGCGCGACTACCTTCTGGGAGGGCTTTGAGCTGGACTGGGCACACAACGCCACCCGGATCGACGAGCTCCCGGTCCGGGGGCGCCCCGATATCCATGCGGACTTTGGCGACTGGTGCTACAAGGGCCTGCGCCACTCGCTCTGCCACGGCTGGGCCGCCGGCCCCACCGCCTGGCTGACCGACTGGGTCCTGGGGCTACGCGCCGCGGAGCCGGGGATGGGCAAGCTCCACTGCCAGCCGCACCTGGGCGAGCTAGACTGGGCACGGGGAACCCTTCCCACCCCCCACGGGCTCGTGCGGGTGGAGCACCAGCGCAGCACCGATGGCACGGTCCAGACCCGCCTCACGCTCCCCGAGGGCATCTCCCGCGCGTGA
- a CDS encoding sugar phosphate isomerase/epimerase family protein — protein sequence MTLGFLTDGRVEDVAFAAAEGFGCLELALFGDTPLFDDCRAFKAALAEHQITLSAVSLFGQNYFDEATGAERLVRLERVIALTALLGAPVVVFGSGSGAVTPTAAVRKLLPLIHDAQQLGLTAAFYNCHWENIIDRPAAWDEALPLASGVGVKFDPSHPIQLHRDWKAELYHASAQLKHVHAKDVLEVGGKFVADPNPGLGSIRWEEFFGLLYHAGYDGAVCIEPHSALYTGPRRYDFLKFSRDYLARFII from the coding sequence ATGACACTGGGATTTTTAACCGACGGACGGGTCGAGGATGTCGCCTTTGCCGCCGCCGAGGGGTTTGGCTGCCTGGAGCTGGCGCTCTTTGGGGACACGCCACTCTTCGATGACTGTCGTGCGTTTAAGGCAGCACTCGCGGAGCATCAGATCACGCTCTCTGCCGTCTCGCTCTTTGGGCAGAACTACTTTGACGAAGCCACGGGGGCGGAGCGGCTGGTGCGCTTGGAGCGCGTGATCGCGCTGACCGCCCTGCTGGGGGCACCGGTCGTGGTCTTTGGGAGCGGCTCGGGTGCCGTAACTCCAACAGCCGCGGTGCGCAAGCTCCTGCCCCTAATCCACGATGCCCAGCAGCTTGGGCTGACCGCGGCGTTCTACAACTGCCACTGGGAAAACATTATCGACCGGCCCGCCGCCTGGGACGAAGCCCTGCCGCTTGCCTCGGGAGTGGGTGTCAAGTTCGATCCGTCGCACCCGATTCAGCTCCACCGGGACTGGAAAGCCGAGCTCTACCATGCGTCGGCGCAGCTCAAGCATGTCCACGCCAAAGACGTACTGGAGGTGGGCGGGAAGTTCGTCGCCGACCCCAATCCGGGCCTAGGCTCGATCCGCTGGGAGGAGTTCTTTGGGCTGCTCTACCACGCGGGCTACGACGGCGCGGTCTGTATCGAGCCCCACAGTGCGCTCTACACCGGCCCCCGCCGCTACGACTTCCTCAAGTTCTCCCGCGACTACCTGGCACGCTTCATCATTTAA
- the tpiA gene encoding triose-phosphate isomerase, translating into MARTPIIAGNWKMNKGTAAEASALAQEVVAAVAEKSGVTVIVCPPYTVLHTVRGAVEGSTVKLGAQDAFWKTTGAYTSQVSAEMLKDAGVGYVILGHSETRGRFGVPEPEETIKHYGETDATVNLKVKAVIAAGLVPIICIGETLDEREAGKTDLVVSSQVAGALTGVTTEQAPKLVFAYEPVWAIGTGKVCDPTEANRVCGIVRQTVRSLYGVEVADSVRVQYGGSMKPDNAAELLSQPHIDGGLIGGAALKAADFAAIINAA; encoded by the coding sequence ATGGCACGAACCCCGATTATCGCGGGTAACTGGAAGATGAATAAGGGGACTGCGGCGGAAGCGTCGGCACTGGCGCAAGAAGTGGTCGCGGCGGTAGCGGAAAAGAGCGGAGTCACGGTGATCGTGTGCCCCCCCTATACGGTGCTTCATACCGTGCGGGGTGCGGTAGAGGGCTCTACAGTAAAACTCGGAGCGCAAGATGCGTTCTGGAAGACGACGGGCGCCTACACCAGCCAGGTCTCGGCAGAGATGCTCAAAGACGCGGGCGTGGGCTATGTGATTCTAGGGCACTCCGAGACCCGTGGGCGCTTTGGTGTCCCGGAGCCTGAGGAGACCATCAAGCACTACGGTGAGACCGATGCGACCGTTAATCTCAAGGTGAAGGCAGTCATCGCGGCGGGCTTGGTCCCGATTATCTGCATCGGTGAGACCCTCGACGAGCGTGAGGCGGGCAAGACCGACCTGGTTGTCTCGTCGCAGGTGGCCGGTGCACTCACCGGAGTCACCACCGAGCAGGCACCGAAGCTAGTCTTCGCCTACGAGCCCGTCTGGGCGATCGGCACCGGCAAGGTCTGCGACCCCACCGAGGCCAACCGTGTCTGCGGCATCGTCCGCCAGACCGTCCGCTCGCTCTACGGTGTGGAGGTTGCGGACTCGGTTCGGGTACAGTACGGCGGCTCCATGAAGCCCGACAACGCGGCCGAGCTGCTGAGCCAGCCGCACATCGACGGTGGCCTGATCGGGGGCGCAGCCCTCAAAGCCGCCGACTTCGCCGCTATCATCAACGCTGCATAA
- a CDS encoding alpha/beta fold hydrolase, producing MRRYLPLVLSGAAALAFPAALAWVFLHPPRRRHAQTPRAGLGLDYTRARFLADDGVRLSGWLVPAAEPRGLVILSHGYTGCRDTMFPYLRFLNAANFSVLLYDFRAHGWSGGQQATLGLTEPRDLQAAIRWVETQPELSSLPLFLMGESMGASVSLLVGAQEPSVRAVVADCGFARMDGPIQKRLETLFGEPMGRALAPATQRFGERLLGTSALRIAPEEAIGKLAPRPVLIVHGTADALVTPDHAHRLYAAGGESATLWLVEGAGHTHSVQTAPDYAERVVDFLEKSITAD from the coding sequence GTGCGACGATATCTCCCCTTGGTATTAAGTGGTGCGGCGGCACTGGCCTTTCCTGCGGCGCTGGCCTGGGTCTTTCTGCACCCCCCGCGCCGTCGGCACGCACAGACCCCACGCGCCGGCCTGGGGCTCGACTATACCCGTGCGCGCTTCCTCGCCGACGATGGCGTGCGTCTCTCGGGCTGGCTGGTGCCGGCGGCAGAGCCACGCGGGCTGGTGATTCTCTCGCATGGCTACACGGGCTGTCGCGATACCATGTTCCCCTACCTGCGCTTCCTGAACGCGGCAAACTTCTCCGTGCTCCTCTACGACTTTCGTGCCCATGGGTGGAGCGGCGGTCAGCAGGCAACCCTAGGCCTCACCGAGCCACGGGACCTACAAGCCGCGATCCGGTGGGTGGAGACCCAGCCCGAGCTCTCATCGCTCCCGCTCTTTCTCATGGGCGAGAGCATGGGAGCATCGGTCTCCCTTCTCGTCGGGGCGCAGGAGCCATCGGTACGGGCCGTGGTGGCGGACTGTGGCTTTGCCCGGATGGACGGCCCCATTCAGAAGCGTCTGGAGACCTTGTTTGGGGAGCCGATGGGGCGTGCCCTTGCACCTGCGACACAGCGCTTTGGAGAGCGGCTCTTGGGGACCTCGGCACTTCGCATCGCGCCGGAAGAGGCCATTGGCAAGCTGGCTCCCCGTCCCGTGCTGATTGTTCATGGAACGGCAGATGCGCTCGTCACTCCGGACCATGCCCACCGCCTCTATGCGGCAGGTGGGGAGAGTGCGACACTCTGGCTGGTGGAGGGCGCGGGCCACACCCACAGTGTCCAGACCGCCCCCGACTACGCCGAGCGGGTCGTAGATTTTCTGGAAAAATCGATCACCGCCGATTAG
- a CDS encoding ATP-dependent Clp protease adaptor ClpS — MPTTIERPEVEEAPTLPPDFVPSHLDMPGLDELSDIRDGVEINGPWVVILYNDDWHTFDDVIEILQKATGCTVEAGFQIALRVHLEGRAICFSGSQEECERVAKIIASIRLQVETDRA; from the coding sequence ATGCCGACAACGATTGAACGCCCCGAAGTTGAAGAAGCCCCGACGCTTCCTCCGGACTTTGTCCCCAGTCACCTGGATATGCCTGGCCTGGATGAGCTCAGCGACATCCGCGACGGTGTGGAGATCAATGGCCCCTGGGTCGTGATCCTCTACAACGATGACTGGCACACGTTTGACGATGTGATCGAGATTCTCCAGAAAGCCACCGGCTGCACGGTCGAGGCAGGCTTCCAGATCGCGCTGCGGGTGCACCTCGAAGGGCGTGCGATCTGCTTCTCCGGCTCCCAGGAGGAGTGCGAGCGGGTCGCCAAGATCATCGCGAGCATCCGCCTCCAGGTCGAGACCGACCGCGCGTAG
- a CDS encoding zinc-ribbon domain-containing protein — protein sequence MFCKKCNAQNDDEKKFCGECGAKLEPAPDPVAVEGQDGAYYCSRHPKVPTLLRCGRCETPICQKCVVFGPAGNRCKACSRHRTPLRPRGVAHEVARGVSDVASSGRGYWIFGFWAMVVRFIASLFGRDF from the coding sequence ATGTTCTGCAAGAAGTGTAATGCCCAAAACGACGACGAAAAGAAGTTCTGCGGCGAGTGTGGCGCAAAGCTAGAGCCCGCGCCCGATCCCGTCGCTGTCGAGGGCCAAGACGGCGCGTACTACTGCTCGCGCCACCCCAAAGTCCCGACACTCCTACGCTGTGGCCGCTGCGAGACTCCCATCTGCCAGAAATGTGTTGTCTTCGGTCCCGCTGGTAACCGCTGCAAGGCCTGCTCCCGCCACCGAACCCCCCTCCGCCCCCGCGGCGTCGCCCACGAAGTCGCCCGTGGCGTCTCTGACGTGGCAAGTAGCGGCCGTGGCTACTGGATCTTTGGCTTCTGGGCGATGGTCGTCCGCTTCATCGCCAGCCTCTTTGGCCGCGATTTTTAG
- the metH gene encoding methionine synthase: protein MSADFRAHLAQRILLIDGSYGVLLQKKGLEEADFRGERFKDHPKDVKNNPDLLNLTQPQIVAETHQAYIDAGAELIETNTFTATTISQEDYGLQDWADEMSLEGARICRQVVDAAIAKDGKPRWVAGSIGPLNRSASVVVDADRPAYRNVSWDELVETYSRQTRALIDGGVDVLLCETTFDTLNLKAALFAIGELLTELGRDIPVMASCFVDLAGGNLSGQDIEALWYSIRHFPLTAVGLNCSLGPKEMRPILARLAELADIPIIAYPNAGLPDALSETGFPETPETMGPLLREWAEAGLVNIIGGCCGNSPAHIKAIGEAVKGLPPRVVPTVEPYLRLAGTLPFVVRPETNFVNIGERCNVAGSSKFLKLIQEEKFEDALSVALEQVDNGAQVIDICFDDQGMLDREACMTHFLKLIQAEPGINKVPLMIDSSRWEVVEAGLKCSVGKSIANSIAIKDDVEKFKRQARLLKQYGAAAVVMAFDEVGQADTYERKIEVCERAYRILVDEVGFPPEDIIFDPNILVVGTGMEEHANYGVDFIKTVSWIKANLPGAKVSGGVSNLSFSFRGNNVVREAMHSAFLYHAIQAGMDMGIVNAGQLPVYEDIPKELLEHVEDVIFNRRPDATERLLTLAETVKGKGKKAAGADDAWRSGTVEERLQHALLKGLTDYIEADTLEALAKYQRPLLVIEGPLMDGMNVVGDLFGAGKMFLPQVVKSARVMKRSVAVLTPYLEAEKAQNATGSQGKMLIATVKGDVHDIGKNIVGVVVSCNNYEVIDMGVMVPCDKILDKAREIGADVIGLSGLITPSLDEMIHVAKEMTRQGFDIPLLIGGATTSRLHTAVKIAPHYAKTVHVLDASRAVGVLQNLIGAESDAYLAENTAMQEAARAQHAQRQQKTVLLSLEKARENRWRATRPYTPPTPSFTGVRVLDNIPLAELVPFIDWTPFFISWELHGKYPAIFDDEIVGTEARKLFADAQAMLQQVVAEEWIGARAVYGFFPATPVGDDIVLVSPLTPAERGDNKETDSLNPPRRAGDGGEVRLHSLRQQSEKRAGEPNRCLTDFLAPEGDHLGAFAVTAGIGMAERVEAFKAAGDDYSAILLEALADRFAEATAEWLHSRARREWGFGDSLTSEQLIKEEYQGIRPAPGYPACPDHTEKITLFSLLQPERIGMTLTESMAMYPASSVSGWYFAHPESDYFAVGKIDRDQVADYAQRKGWTLAEAERWLAPALGYEPETIK from the coding sequence ATGTCTGCCGACTTTCGGGCACATCTTGCCCAGCGTATTCTCCTCATCGACGGTTCCTACGGGGTGCTTCTCCAGAAAAAGGGACTCGAAGAAGCCGACTTCCGGGGGGAGCGCTTCAAGGACCACCCGAAGGATGTCAAGAACAATCCCGACCTGCTCAACCTCACCCAGCCCCAGATTGTTGCGGAGACCCACCAGGCCTATATCGATGCGGGCGCGGAGCTGATTGAGACCAACACCTTCACGGCGACCACGATCTCCCAAGAAGACTATGGTCTCCAGGACTGGGCTGATGAGATGAGCCTGGAGGGGGCGCGTATCTGCCGCCAAGTCGTGGATGCGGCGATCGCAAAAGACGGCAAGCCTCGCTGGGTGGCGGGCTCGATTGGGCCGCTGAATAGAAGCGCATCGGTGGTGGTGGACGCCGACCGACCGGCGTACCGCAATGTCAGCTGGGACGAGCTGGTGGAGACCTACAGCCGCCAGACGCGGGCGCTGATCGACGGCGGCGTGGACGTGCTGCTCTGTGAGACGACCTTCGATACGCTGAACCTAAAAGCCGCGCTCTTTGCGATTGGCGAGCTACTGACGGAGCTGGGGCGCGATATTCCCGTGATGGCGTCGTGCTTTGTCGATCTGGCGGGAGGCAACCTCTCGGGGCAGGATATCGAGGCGCTCTGGTACTCGATTCGCCACTTCCCGCTCACTGCCGTGGGCCTAAACTGCTCGCTCGGTCCTAAAGAGATGCGCCCGATTCTGGCGCGCCTCGCCGAGCTGGCCGATATCCCGATTATCGCCTACCCCAACGCCGGCCTTCCCGATGCGCTCTCGGAGACGGGCTTTCCCGAGACGCCGGAGACCATGGGGCCGCTGCTGCGCGAGTGGGCCGAGGCGGGGCTGGTCAATATTATCGGCGGGTGCTGTGGCAACTCTCCCGCGCACATCAAGGCAATCGGCGAGGCGGTCAAGGGACTCCCACCGCGCGTCGTGCCGACAGTCGAGCCGTACCTTCGCCTCGCGGGAACCCTGCCATTTGTCGTGCGCCCGGAGACCAACTTTGTCAATATCGGGGAGCGCTGCAATGTCGCGGGCTCGTCGAAGTTCCTCAAGCTCATCCAAGAGGAGAAGTTCGAGGACGCGCTGAGTGTGGCCCTAGAGCAAGTGGACAACGGCGCTCAGGTGATCGACATCTGCTTCGACGACCAGGGGATGCTGGACCGTGAGGCGTGCATGACCCACTTCCTCAAGCTGATCCAGGCCGAGCCCGGGATCAATAAAGTCCCCCTGATGATCGACTCGTCGCGCTGGGAAGTGGTTGAAGCGGGCCTCAAGTGCAGCGTTGGCAAGTCCATCGCTAACTCGATTGCGATAAAAGATGATGTTGAGAAGTTTAAACGTCAGGCTCGTTTACTCAAGCAGTATGGTGCAGCAGCTGTGGTTATGGCGTTTGATGAAGTAGGGCAGGCAGATACCTACGAGCGCAAAATCGAAGTCTGTGAGCGTGCTTATCGAATCCTTGTTGATGAAGTTGGCTTTCCGCCTGAGGACATTATCTTCGACCCGAATATCCTCGTCGTGGGAACGGGAATGGAGGAGCACGCCAACTACGGGGTGGACTTTATCAAGACGGTCAGCTGGATCAAGGCCAATCTCCCGGGCGCAAAAGTCAGCGGCGGCGTCAGTAATCTCTCGTTCTCGTTCCGGGGAAACAATGTGGTGCGCGAGGCGATGCACTCGGCGTTTCTCTACCACGCGATCCAAGCGGGGATGGACATGGGGATTGTCAACGCGGGCCAGCTTCCGGTCTACGAGGACATTCCCAAGGAGCTGCTGGAGCATGTGGAGGACGTGATCTTCAACCGCCGCCCCGATGCCACCGAGCGCCTCCTCACCCTCGCGGAGACGGTCAAGGGCAAGGGCAAGAAAGCCGCGGGCGCCGACGATGCCTGGCGAAGTGGCACGGTGGAGGAGCGGCTGCAGCACGCGCTCCTCAAGGGGCTGACCGACTATATCGAGGCCGACACGCTCGAAGCGCTCGCAAAGTACCAGCGCCCACTGCTGGTGATCGAGGGGCCGCTGATGGACGGCATGAACGTCGTGGGCGATCTCTTTGGGGCGGGGAAGATGTTCCTGCCGCAGGTGGTGAAGTCCGCGCGCGTGATGAAGCGCTCCGTCGCGGTGCTGACACCGTACTTGGAGGCCGAGAAAGCCCAGAACGCGACTGGCAGCCAGGGCAAGATGCTGATCGCGACCGTCAAGGGCGATGTGCACGATATCGGCAAGAATATTGTCGGGGTGGTGGTCTCTTGCAACAACTACGAGGTGATCGACATGGGGGTCATGGTGCCCTGCGACAAGATCCTCGACAAGGCGCGCGAGATCGGGGCGGATGTGATCGGGCTCTCGGGGCTCATCACACCCTCGCTCGATGAGATGATCCATGTGGCAAAAGAGATGACCCGCCAGGGCTTTGATATCCCGCTGCTGATCGGGGGCGCGACCACGAGCCGCCTGCACACGGCGGTGAAGATCGCCCCGCACTATGCCAAGACGGTCCACGTGCTCGATGCCAGCCGCGCGGTCGGGGTACTCCAGAATCTCATCGGGGCCGAGAGCGATGCCTACCTGGCCGAGAATACCGCGATGCAAGAGGCCGCCCGCGCCCAGCACGCCCAGCGCCAGCAGAAGACTGTTCTGCTGTCGCTGGAGAAGGCGCGCGAGAACCGCTGGAGAGCGACTCGGCCCTACACGCCGCCCACACCCAGCTTCACCGGTGTCCGCGTGCTCGACAATATCCCCCTCGCTGAGCTGGTTCCCTTTATCGACTGGACCCCGTTCTTTATCTCCTGGGAGCTCCACGGCAAGTACCCGGCGATCTTCGACGACGAGATTGTCGGCACGGAGGCGCGCAAGCTCTTCGCCGATGCCCAGGCGATGCTCCAGCAGGTGGTCGCCGAGGAGTGGATCGGGGCCCGCGCGGTCTACGGCTTCTTCCCCGCAACGCCAGTGGGGGACGATATTGTTTTGGTTTCCCCCCTAACCCCCGCCGAGCGGGGGGACAATAAGGAAACTGATTCCCTGAATCCCCCCCGCCGGGCGGGGGATGGGGGGGAGGTTCGTCTCCACTCCCTGCGCCAGCAGAGCGAGAAGCGGGCGGGGGAGCCCAACCGCTGCTTGACCGATTTTCTCGCGCCTGAGGGAGACCACCTTGGGGCCTTTGCGGTCACGGCAGGAATCGGGATGGCCGAGCGGGTCGAGGCGTTCAAGGCCGCCGGCGATGACTACAGCGCGATCCTGCTCGAAGCGCTCGCGGATCGGTTCGCGGAGGCGACCGCCGAGTGGCTACACTCCCGCGCACGCCGCGAGTGGGGCTTTGGCGATAGCCTGACCAGCGAGCAGCTCATTAAGGAAGAGTACCAGGGAATTCGCCCCGCGCCGGGTTACCCCGCCTGCCCGGACCACACGGAGAAAATCACGCTCTTCTCGCTGCTTCAGCCCGAGCGCATCGGCATGACGCTCACCGAGAGCATGGCCATGTACCCGGCATCGTCGGTCTCCGGCTGGTACTTCGCCCACCCCGAGAGCGACTACTTCGCGGTCGGCAAGATCGACCGTGACCAAGTGGCCGACTACGCCCAGCGCAAGGGCTGGACCCTCGCCGAGGCTGAGCGCTGGCTCGCTCCAGCATTGGGGTATGAGCCGGAGACCATCAAGTAG
- the pncB gene encoding nicotinate phosphoribosyltransferase — translation MITSLLDTDLYKFTMMQVVWGRFPQAQAEYAFQCRTKDADLAPFAAEIRAELDKLATLRLQPDEAAFLRSIRYLRPEFVDFLEHVTLDPRQIELTTEGGFALRIRGPWLATILFEVPVLATINEVWSRHHFPLTPEREAEGLRRLEEKLGQLTSAAVPLNVMEFGTRRRYSQAWQERVTARLAPHLIGTSNVHLAHKLGLKPFGTMAHEFLQAGQALAPLLQSQKLMLEEWMQFYRGDLGIALSDVFGFDAFLADFDRLFAKAYDGCRHDSGDPAAWGERLLAHYEALGVDARAKTAVFSDGLNIPKAIALAERFDGRIRTIFGIGTDLSNDLGDKALQIVLKLVRLNGQPVVKLSDSPGKAITDDAAYLEYVRGMFAPHE, via the coding sequence ATGATAACATCGCTTTTAGATACCGATCTCTACAAGTTCACCATGATGCAGGTGGTCTGGGGACGCTTTCCCCAGGCGCAGGCCGAGTATGCGTTCCAGTGCCGCACCAAAGACGCCGACCTGGCCCCCTTTGCCGCCGAGATTCGCGCGGAGCTCGACAAGCTCGCCACGCTCCGGCTCCAGCCCGACGAGGCAGCGTTCTTGCGCTCGATCCGCTACCTTCGCCCGGAGTTTGTGGACTTTCTGGAGCATGTCACGCTCGATCCGCGCCAGATTGAGCTCACCACGGAGGGGGGCTTCGCGCTCCGTATCCGAGGGCCGTGGCTGGCGACCATTCTCTTTGAGGTCCCCGTGCTGGCCACCATCAACGAGGTCTGGTCGCGGCACCACTTTCCGCTCACGCCCGAGCGCGAGGCAGAGGGGCTACGACGCTTGGAGGAGAAGCTAGGACAGCTAACAAGCGCCGCAGTTCCCCTCAATGTCATGGAGTTTGGGACGCGGCGGCGGTACTCCCAGGCGTGGCAAGAGCGTGTCACCGCGCGGCTGGCCCCCCACCTGATCGGGACGAGCAATGTGCACCTGGCCCACAAGCTTGGGCTCAAGCCTTTTGGGACCATGGCCCATGAGTTTCTGCAAGCGGGGCAGGCACTGGCCCCCCTGCTCCAGTCCCAGAAGCTCATGCTGGAGGAGTGGATGCAGTTCTACCGCGGGGACCTGGGAATCGCGCTCTCGGATGTCTTTGGCTTCGATGCGTTTCTTGCCGACTTCGACCGGCTCTTTGCCAAGGCCTACGACGGCTGCCGGCACGACTCGGGCGACCCGGCGGCGTGGGGCGAGAGGCTCCTGGCACACTACGAGGCCCTGGGGGTCGATGCCCGTGCCAAGACTGCGGTCTTCTCCGATGGCCTGAATATCCCCAAGGCGATCGCCCTTGCGGAGCGCTTCGACGGGCGGATTCGGACGATCTTCGGGATCGGCACGGACCTGAGCAACGACCTGGGCGACAAGGCGCTTCAGATCGTCCTCAAGCTCGTGCGCCTCAACGGTCAACCCGTGGTCAAGCTCTCCGACTCCCCAGGAAAAGCCATCACCGACGATGCGGCGTACCTGGAGTATGTCCGCGGGATGTTTGCGCCGCACGAATAA
- a CDS encoding ACP phosphodiesterase — MNFLSHHALALALAPDNPPLFYAGNLLPDWLGISQEGALKKHHLEGKDGALADGARLHLLADLRFHRDPVFVALCEQAKELLRPLPLTRVFFFAHVAVELAMDAHLLRTDPAHADDLFARLALCQPEIAPEAARLLEREALPELAGVTERFVQHRWVLAYETDSGLARRLMQLGRRVGIPTLQSDDQERLVEVFGRLFAIVAPETPGLISRSAPV, encoded by the coding sequence GTGAACTTCCTCTCGCACCACGCTCTTGCGCTCGCGCTTGCCCCCGACAACCCGCCTCTGTTTTATGCTGGCAACCTGCTCCCGGACTGGCTGGGAATCTCCCAGGAGGGGGCTCTGAAAAAGCACCATCTCGAGGGCAAAGACGGCGCACTGGCCGACGGGGCTCGCCTGCACTTGCTGGCCGACCTGCGCTTCCACCGTGACCCGGTCTTTGTGGCGCTCTGTGAGCAGGCCAAGGAACTCTTGCGGCCGCTTCCTCTCACGCGGGTGTTTTTCTTTGCCCATGTGGCGGTGGAGCTGGCAATGGACGCCCACCTCTTGCGCACGGACCCTGCCCACGCCGACGATCTCTTCGCGCGGCTAGCACTCTGCCAGCCTGAGATCGCTCCGGAGGCGGCGCGCTTGCTGGAGCGGGAGGCGCTCCCTGAGCTGGCGGGGGTGACGGAGCGCTTTGTCCAACACCGCTGGGTCCTGGCCTACGAGACCGACTCGGGCCTGGCACGGCGGCTGATGCAGCTGGGGCGACGCGTGGGAATCCCCACGCTACAAAGCGACGACCAAGAGCGGCTTGTCGAGGTCTTTGGGCGGCTTTTCGCAATTGTTGCCCCTGAGACACCAGGGCTGATCTCTCGCTCGGCTCCTGTATGA